Within Spinacia oleracea cultivar Varoflay chromosome 4, BTI_SOV_V1, whole genome shotgun sequence, the genomic segment tttcatgaaaaaaccgttgaaTAAATCAGATATGGTGGGTCTTCTCAATCGAAGATTGAGGGTGAAGAAGCTCCACCACCGCAATTGAGGCAATTACATCGCAGGGTccaccaccaccgtcgcagCCTCCTCTACCACCACCGTCGCAAGCTTCTGTATGCGTTTGTCTTAGCCTGCGTTTTTCGCATCTCCTCAAAATTCAGATCTATGAAAGAAATCCCAAACAAaacttttggggttttttttaaaTTGAGGCAATTAATTTTTTGGGTTTAACTAATATAATTAAGTATACACTGGATTAAATTAATATGATGGTGAGGAAGATGAGAGATGCGTTTTAatggtgaagaagaagaagaagaagagaagaagaaacgcagtagaaggaagaagaagaagaagaaacgcAATAGAAGGAAGTTCAAgaatgtttatttttatttattttttttgtaaaatttgGGTTTAATTAGAGAAGATCCCAAAAAAGAGTTTTGGGTTTCTTTTTTGGGtttgttttaaaaataatagtagttaattatttttttggggggtttaattaatataattaagttttaatattaggattaggaaagaAAATGGTTGAGTAAGGGCAAAAAAGTAAATTCACGCTAACAGAGAgttaacggaatggacggaaaatgctcattaagggcatttggtgttattgttttaaacctcgggggtatttggtgcattctggaaacattaggggtatttggtgcattaacgcaaacctcggggtcatttcatgaaaaatccgaaaatttttcCTCCATTTTTATTCATTAAAACAAACATAAAGCTATTAAATTAACAgaaaaattaatagaaaaaaataatgttgcgCTTTCTTTTAGCTTATCaaatgtgtgttttttttttcttccaaaGTGTATTTTGACTTTGTAACTAAATATACAATATCAACTTAAAAATTTCCTaagttataaataaaataacaaaaactaaaGTTCTACACAAAAATTGTAGTTACTCAATGTTTTAGTTTACCTGTTGTTGGTACGTTAACCAATTTTATTCTGAAACTGCATATATAATGATATTAATAGTATTCTCAAATTAAACTACATATACAAAAAAAAGTTgtaattgaatttgaaatgagtaaaAATTTAACTCAAATATATCCACCATTTCGGGGCTTCGCCCAGACCACTAATTAGTTACCGAGTAAAAGTGCAAATATATAATGGGGCATTATGTTAGCCCATCGTAGTATACCCAGAACTAGAGATGGCCAGTGGGTCGGGTTTGACCCAACCAACCCTTACACATCCCATAGTGGATCACATGGGTCGAACACAACCCGACCCAACCCGACCCAACCCGAATATTTTTATGATGTTTTGTGGGTCGGTTTTTTTCAACACAACCCATTTCGACCCAGCGGATCCGACACAACCCGCCACGACACACACAACCCACCCAACCCAACATACGAACCCAACCCGCGAAGCTCATCCTAATTTAAACAATTTTGTATgttttaaaatgctaataaattctaattttattgTGTAAATATACATTAACCACATTTATGTGAGTAAgtgaataatataaaaattaatttatttaagttCATACTAATTTTATAACTTTTTATCGCTAAAACTCATATAAACCCACCGAAACCACTTGACCCACCGGAATCACATCTGTAGTAACCTACCAAACTCATCAGACTCACCTGACCCGCACAACCCACCTCGACCCGCGACCCACGCAACTCACGACCCATCATATACTGTGTCCAATTTTTCCGACACAGCCCATAACTCGACCCACATTAGTTTAACTGAGACGGGTCGTGTGTCAATTATCTCCGACCCACGACCCACGACCCACAAAACCCGCAAACCCGCCACATTGGCCATCTCTACGCATAACTTTTCCTCCGTCCTTTTGCGGTGCCAAATAAAGCCATCGTTCAGTACTTCAGTTCATGATTGATGTCCGCGGACTTTCCTAGAAAAACAACCACCTTTTAGAATTTGTTAATCTAGAGTGGtttaccattttttttaattataaatactGTTTTGGTACTACCAACCTTCACTCTTCCATTGCTTCGTTTTCTTTTGTTGCGACATACTTTACAGTTCACAGAGAAAGAaaaaggggagagagaaaaaaagcaGGCAATGGCGACTACGAGTTTGGTAAAGCTAAACGCTGCGTCTTCCAATTGGATCGGTCAACACTCCTTCACTAAACGCAGCGGATCATCATCCTCCGCCGCCGCCGTCGCCTTCCCAACTCGCCGATTCTCCCTACCCGTCGTCCGCGcttcttcctcctcctcgtACGTTGACGAGCTCGTCAAAACCGCTGTAATTCTCTCTCTCAGTTTACTTTCATCTTTTTCACTTTAATTAGTACAGCATTTGCGATCGTATTTATGTGATTTCGGATCTGCAATTTGATCTTATTGTTCGAATTTGGATGATTATTTGCTCACTACATAGATGATCTGATTTTGTTATATGATTGTTCTTCGTTATTCGTATTTTGTTGTATGATTGTTCGTCGTTACTCGTATTTTGTTATATGATTGTTCGTCGGTACTCCGATATAATTTGGTCTTACATAGTACTAAATATTTAGAAAAATGACACTTAAAACGTCAATTTCGATGTAGGTCGGAATAGTCACCATCAATAACGGGTGAAAGCTACTCAATTATTTGTCTTACTATAAATGTCGTTGTACCAGTTATTGACCAGGCTTATATTATATGCATGCGATGGGTGCCAAAAGTAAATAGAAACAAATCAAAAAGTAGTTAAAGAGAAAGATGATTGATCATTGAACCTAAATTATGGAGTGATTAAGGGTATTTAATTTGTGAATGGTAATTATGTCTAATCTGTCCGTATAATAAGTTATTATTAGGGGCATTTTAGACTATTTTATACTGGCACTAAAATGTCATTTATATTAATGGAGttcctactccctccgtccctaattGTTTCTCTTATGCtctaaatatgatttattaagaGTTGGTGGGTGGAATTGAGAAGAGCTAAAAAATAGTGGGATCAAATGTTATTTATTGAGAGTAAAGTTATTGTCATGAGCATTTAGTAATGGAGCAATCTTTTGGGATACGACAAATGGGGCAAACAAAAAGGAACTGAGGGAGTAGAATAGCTATCAGTGGTGGGCTACTGTGTGATGGATGATATATGGTAGTGTTATTTTCATGGTAAATAAATCCAATTACGATCATAAACAACAAAGCCTATATGTCATTAGTACGAGTAAGATTTGGATAATAGAAGTAATGTAATTAAATAAGTTGGTTCATGCTGGATGCGCGTTTAGTTCAAAAGATAAAAGCTAttatctcgttgactttttgtTGTGGTGGGGTACGTTGTAGGAATGCAAGCAAATCCTGATTTTTTGGTTGTTGAGTGTGGCATTGTTGATGATTTCCTATAAGGATGCTAAACCCCCCATGTCTTGGATTATCTAATGTGTGGAAATTTGTGAGACATGAAGTGTATTGATGGTGTGATATGTTAATATAGTAGATTAGTATCTAATTGGTCTTAGTGTTATTTTccttgattttgtattatcaaGCCAAATAGAATTCTTAGGTATTTAGTTAGTTAGGAAATaatatgttgttgatgaacgtCATGTTTGCCAAAGTTTTTACCTTTAATACTAGCATTAACTATCACAAAAGAGGTCGGATATGCTCCCATTTGAGTTCCCTGCTATTTTTTTTCTGTCTTTTGAGAAGTCCGTGTGTATGTAAGTATAGGGGAAAAAAAACTCTTAGATCCGTAGACGGTGAGTTAAAGATAAACAAAAAAGGTTGGTGAACATCATGTTTTCCAAAGCATATACCTGTAACATAAGCATTGATTTTGGtaccaaacaacaacaacaacaacaacaacaaagccttagtcccaaaatgattttgGTACCAAAGAGGTTGGAAAATGCTTCTATCTGAGTTTCCTGCTATTTTTCCAGTCTTTTGAAGACATTCTATGATTTCTTTTCTCATCTGATCCCGCCATCAAGtatctttattttttctttttggcgTGCCTTAATGCTTTCCTTAAATGATAAAACTGCATGATGGATTTTTAATGGCTCTGCTAATCCTgcctttatttatttgttttttgtaATTTTGGTTTACTCGGCAGAAAACTATTGCCTCTCCTGGACGTGGTATCCTCGCCGTCGATGAATCTAATGCAACTTGTGGGAAAAGGCTAGCATCCATTGGCTTAGATAACACAGAAGCCAACCGTCAGGCGTATAGGCAGCTTCTCCTTACAACTCCTGACCTAGGTGAATATATTTCTGGTGCCATCCTATTTGAGGAAACACTTTACCAATCTACAACAGATGGAAAGAAGTTTGTGGAGTGTCTACGTGATCAAAACATTGTACCTGGCATCAAAGTTGACAAGGTATGGAGATTGAAGAAGTTGCTCGTGTTTTCACATCTTTGTGCCTGTCTTTGTTCATTGATTGCTTTGTATATTTTTCATGGTTCTTTTATCTTTCGTCTTCTTTTCAGGGTTTGGTTCCGTTGCCAGGGTCAAATAACGAATCTTGGTGCCAAGGGTTAGACGGTTTGGCTTCAAGATCTGCTGAGTACTATCAACAGGGTGCTCGTTTTGCAAAATGGTGAGCCAATTTCAGTCTAAGCATAACTCAAATTCTCTTCtcctattttgatttttttgggattgGGGATTGGGTCTGGGGTTCTTGAAATATGTAGCAAAGAGTCTTTGGTGTTGATACCTTGTTCAGATGTAAAATCTCTTGCTAATATTTGTTTTGATCTTCTGCAAATATCTTAATATTTGCTTGTTTGGGTGTACAAACATAGGCGTACAGTTGTTAGTATTCCATGTGGACCTTCTGCTTTGGCTATTAAGGAAGCTGCATGGGGACTTGCTCGTTATGCTGCTATTTCTCAGGTACATTAAAAGCTTCATGTTTTCTATTGGAATGTTTCTGGATCATTTTAGGCAGACTTTAATGTTTAGTATTGTTTAACTCAAATCACCTAGACTTATAATGTTTGTAATGAATTTTGTCAAATCGTATGTGAAATATGtgatataaaacatgcatatagTTGATGCTTTCAAGTCTAATCCTGTTAAACATGCACCAAGATACTAATTTGTGTGATGCACTGATGCTTTCAAGTCTAATCCTGTGATATTCTCGTGCTCCGGAGATTAAAACTGAGTTCTTATTGTGTAAGTAAAGAGTCAACAGGCTAGGCAACCGGATGTGGTCCTGTTAATCAATTGGAACAAGTTGATAGTTTGGATGTATGAGTAATGATGTGTTCCTGATAATCAGTCTTCTTTGTCAGTGGATTCATTTTTTGTGTAGTATATGCCTTTTTCAATCAAGAGGTGCCGGTGAGCTTTTATCTCACACGGAAAGGCCACCTGCTGTTGGCACCAGCCCCTGGACCTTACATGCCGTGTGATGGAAATATAGGAGGATTAAAAGAAGCTCAGTCTGTTTGGATTATGGCTATTTGGTACACTTGCCAGAACCCCTAGTCAAGATACAGGACTAAATAGATTGGTTCTGTGCTTTGGAAGGGAAACTTGTTCGTTGAAAAACTTGAACTTTCttgcttattttttatttactaaaatTCGAACTATTTCCCGTTTATGAAGGGTCCAGACAGCCGGTCAAGGATGATTTTTATGAAATAAGGCCAAGGCTGAATTGGGGTGTTCCATAATGTTCTGTCTTTTTATGCATGATGCGAAAGAAATATGGGGGAATTTTATCATGTTCTTTATGCTTTGTATATTAGCCTATCTAGCTGAAAGATGTGTTGTAGAGTAGGCTATTTGAATTAATTGCAGTTTTCTTGATTCATGTTCTTGACATCAAATTATAGTATATTGCTTCATAAGTTGATTTCTGCAATTAAACTAATAGGCAGATGGCTCTTGTTTAGTCCTACTCTATGTCACCTAATTTTGTTGTTGCTTTAGGACAATGGCCTTGTTCCCATAGTGGAACCAGAAATTCTTCTTGATGGTGACCACCCGATTGAGAGGACTCTTGAAGTAGCAGAGCAGGTGTGGGCTGAAGTCTTTTTCTACTTGGCTCAGAACAATGTTGTTTTTGAAGGAATCCTTCTTAAGCCAAGCATGGTTACTCCAGGAGCTGAGCACAAAGAAAAGGCTTCTCCAGAATCCATTGCGAAACATACACTTCAAATGCTTACGAGGAGAGTACCTCCTGCTGTTCCTGGGATCATGGTATGCTGCTatgattttttttgtgtgtttaattCTTGAAATAAGCATACATTACATTGCTAGCATTTATGGAGGAAAGATGGGGTGACTGAGGTGGGTCCATTCACCAATTTGGATAATACAAAGGTTGAATAAAAGGAAATAAAGATGTTTAATTCTTAAAATACAAGAAACATAAACTGAATCGGCCATTTGAAGCTTCTCTTAAATGCTTATGGAGATATCTATGCAAATTGTGATTCCTATGTTTCAAACTGGAGGGCAAAGGACTTTAAACCTAGTTTTCGAATATGAAACCCTAGATTTGGAAGTATTAGCAATCAAGAATAGCATCAAGGAAAGGTATTTCTGAGGAAGGTGAAAGAAGATTTATGGAAAACCCTATATTTCAATTTTAGTAGAGGGGAGAGGAGTAAAAGAAAACATTTGAAAGACAAGTGAAGGAGAAAGAGTGAGGAGGGGGAGGGGAGAATATCGGAAGTCATGAGGGTTATTATTGTCTTTTCAAGGTTACATAGTAGGCAAAGTCTCAGGCAACCTCATCCAACACTGTCTCTGCTTAGTATTGGTAACAAATCTTCTGAAGTTTAGAATGATTTTGTCCATTTAGATTGGGAACTAGAGAAGGCAAATGGATTAccccttttttttaattctaCCCTCATTTCTGCAAGTCCAACCTAGTTATCTAAATGTGgaatttttaacttttttaacTTTtgggctccgtttggtttggtgtaaaacgttttcaatgtaaaattattttccatggaaaacattttccaagggaaaacacaattccaaattagttttcctttgtttggttccttgaaggaaaatgggagaagatggtgaagatagaggggaagaagggagagggaggtaaggagaaaAGTTGGAAGAATGGTTTCccttcctttcaaatggaaaaagtTTTTCCATCTTTGAGGGAGTtgtggaaaattgttttccatcccttgCCAAACAACTGTAAGTTTTACGTCGTTCCATGCATTCTACCGAATTGATTAATTAGTTGTCTCTTGGACTTCTCATTTCAACCAAGGTATATGTGTCTGATCCTATGACTGTTTGATATTAATATATCGGCCTAGGGCTGACTTTATCTCCTAAATTAGCTCGGCACTACTGATTTATAAGCTCTGCCGTCGCGCCCCCGGCACCCCTTTCCTTTACATTGTTAGGTTGTGGATGGTATTCATCTGTACGTGGCTTCTATTTTTGGTCGATGTTCCTTTTTACCCTTTCTCTCTCCCACATCCACATTCTTTCATTGATCTAATTATGTTAGGTAAACGAGGTTAAAAGTAGAAAAGGGGTAGTGAAAGGTTAGCAGGGCATGCCCTTGTTAAGGATTCAAATATTGGTTGTTATTATTTGTCTTCGATCTGATTCCTTGATtgtgatttttgaatttttgttatGTACAGTTGAAAGAGATCTAATTTTGTTTTCCCCCGTCGTTGTAGTTCTTGTCTGGAGGGCAATCAGAAGTAGAAGCAACCTTAAACCTCAACGCAATGAACCAAAGCCCCAACCCATGGCATGTCTCTTTCTCATATGCTCGTGCACTGCAGAATAGCGTACTTAGGACATGGCAAGGACGCCCAGAAAATGTGGAAGCTGGACAGAAATCACTTTTGATTCGTGCAAAGGCAAATTCCCTTGCTCAACTTGGGAGGTACTCTGCAGAAGGTGAGAATGAAGAAGCCAAGAAGGGTATGTTTGTCAAGGGATACACCTACTAAGGCTAGAGTTTGAAGTTCTTTGTAAGTCACCATTGTTAAAGGTGCATCTCATTTTCTCTTCACTAGTTACTTGATGAGGTTGTCAAGACTCAAGAGCTAGAGTATTGTTTTAATTTCGTAAATGCTTCTAAGTTTTGCTTGATAATATTGGAGTTACCAATCTTAGCATATCTAAAGAGAGCAACTAGAAATCTAGAAAGTATCAAATGAACCAcgtctctttctctctctaaaaaaaatTCTCTCCCTTCTCTCTTCAACCACCGCCTCATACACCGCCTAATTTCTTCAAACAATCTCGCTGGCGATCAGTGATTTTAGATCGCCATCGTCGGCGAGGCCTGTCTTTTAGGTAGTTTTTGTCCCTTAATTTTGATCCCGTCGGCCAGATGGTGCTCTCAGAAGGTTTTCATGGCCCGGTCTCACCTCGGGCTGTCGACGAGCTAGGTTTAGATTTTGTTGTAGGTATGGCGTGGTGGCTATCATCAGGCCTTGTATCATCGACGGTGGCCTTGTTGCTCCTCAAGGTTTTTGGGTCTGTCGGCCCTCACCTTGGTTTGTTGGTGGTTTATTGGGTTATCGTTGTCCCAGTCGGTTCTGAAGGTGGTTGGGTGTTCTCGTCGGTGGCGCTGTGGGCTCAGTCGGATCCAGGGATTCTTACACCACCTGGTTCGGTGGTGGTTGGGTTGCTTGGGCCGAATCGTTTTTCCACCGCCTCCACCGCCCTTCTTGTCGGGTTGCTCCGTCTTCGCAGCTTCTCAGGAGGTTTTTCTGACCGTTTCTTTGGTGCCGATGGGTTAGTTTTTGTAatggtttcctttttttttgttcttaatTAGTGTTTGTGTGTGGGTTTTGTTTAGTTTGCTTTGGTATATGGAGGGTTTGGGAGGGTGTCAAAGTTTTGATTACTTGTTGTTCTATAACCTTGTTGGTTTGATCCTGCTATGGGTGTTCCCTCAGTTGGGGGTAGTTTGTTTTAATTGGCTGCTCCATGTGAGAGAAGAGATTAAAGAGGTAAAGGTTTTGGGGGTTCAAGGGTCGGATGTGGAGGGTAGGTTTCAGGTTCCAAATCATGTATTTTGGTTCCTTGGCTGGTTTGTGCCGCTAGTGGATGTTCAAGGCAGTGTCTTAAGTATGTTGCTTGTCTTAGTTGTGGGTGTATGTTCTTCAGTTCAGGTTGCCAAGTTTGAATGGGGGTGTTCAAGGATCACCTCATCTTTGTGTCTGGTGATGGCCAGTCCAGCCATCGTTGTTAATGAAATCTTGAAGGAGACTCCTCAATTGAATAAGTTGAGGGAAGCAAGTTTCTCCTCGGTGAGGCATTCTCGTAATCCGGGGATGTCCTGTGTTGAGTTACTAGGGAAAGTAACTCACAATCTTAGGTCCCAAGATGTTTGTTCCTTAGGGACTTGGGATTGTGTCATAGGCGAATGTCAGTTCTCGCCTAGTGAGTCATGGCAATTTGGGGTTGAAGGGATCTCTAGCTCGCATCGCTATCCATTGTTAGGGTCTTCTGGCTTATTGGTTATGTTCCTTCGTTGCGTCCGGCTTCAGTTTTCCCGGCTTTCTCGGTTTCTTCCGTTCTCCAAAGGGTGGTCGCATTTGCTAGTTGGTGTTGTCATCGTTATTGTTGATAACAAGCAGGTAAGGTCTAACAGGGTTTGTGTCACAGGTTCTAGTTCATATAATAAAGGATGGTGGTGGCATGCTCTCCTCTGTAGTGGTATAACCAAAGCTTGTAATTTAGTTTGCGGCATGTTGTACCTTTTTATAGTTGTTTAGGTTGTAATCGTTATTTCGTTAAAAGAATCCTttgtcaaaaacaaaaaatcttAGCATATCTGAAATAGCATACTTCAACTACCTTAATCTTAAAGTTTTGCTTGACGAGTGTGCCTGTAAAGTAACTTAGTAAAGTTTTTTGACATACTATAATGTTCTTCCTTCATGTCGACATGCCTTATATTTCATGTGAACATATACTTGTATATTTTTCTGAGGTACATTTTACAATTTCATGTCGAGAGAATAAAAGTTTTTCTATGAACTATACAACTGTCGGTGGCTTGGCAACCAAAGATCAGTTGGAAGGCTTTAAAAGTTGCTTAATAATAGTGTCTATGATCCACAGATAATGGAAACAAAGAAGAGTGCCTGTGAAATCTCGTTTGAATTTTTTGGAGagttattttgttgatttggctAGTCTGTCTGAAGGTTTGGCTTTGCTTTGGAATCATAATATTGAGATGGATGTTCGGTTTTCTTGGATCctactacatgtacacctagtgtacaagGCATCTTGTACACCATGCttttctattggttgaaatgacatatttattgtctttcattctcattttttagtgggtttgatgATGTGTCAACACATTAGTGGTGTTGTACAAAAGAAtcttgtacactaggtgtaTATGTAGCATTTTCCTGTTTGCTTCGCTGCATCATATTGATTGTGTAATCAAGGGTCAAATGCGAACTAACTTGCTTTTAAGGATGGCCGAATAGTATTGACAAACATTTATATTGGGAATTGTTGCAAGCATTTCAAATTAAGGCGTGTCTAATCTCTCATGGTTAGTCGAGTGGTGATCTTAATCATATTTTGTTTGTAGGCAACCCGTTTATTTCGTGGAAAATGTGATGCCTGCGTATTCAGTGTATAATAAATTCATTTGGgtaacttttacctatttttggtaacttttactatatttttattaaattttatattataaaataatttgATAAGCTTTTCAAAGGCTTTGTTACCTTTGtacattattaattattttgaaaGGATTTACAATCTAGTTTTGTGCCACATAAAGGAATTGAAGagcatattattattgttaaagAGGTGGCGCATTTCTTCCACAAAGCAAAAAAAGGGAAAAGCCTAATGGCTTTGAAGTTGGATTTAACCAAGACTTATGATAGCTTGGAATGCGGATTTATTAAAGAAACTTTACTAGGTTTTAATTTTCCAACATGTATGGTTGACTTAATTATGAATTGTATTACAAATCCTATAATTTCAGTAATTTGGAATGTGGAGTCAACAAAAGATTTTCGACCGTCTAGAGACATTCGTCAAGGAGATCCCTTGTCGTCATACATTTTTGTTCTTCGTTTGGAAAGATTGTCTTTAATGATTGAGGATCATGTTCAAAAGAATTTGTGGAAGCCTTTAAGATTGACTAAGAATGTTCTTCTTTCGCATATCTTTTATGTTGATGATGTCTTTCTTTTTGGGACAACTACTACAGAAAATTTGCAAGTAATGATGGATGTTCTTAACAAATTTGGGGATGACTCATGCCTGAGAATAAATTTAGCAAAGTCAAGCCTTATCTTTCCAACCAAGATGAATCATACTCTTAGGAATGATTTCACTGCTTGGTATAATCTTAAATCTACAACTTCTTTTGGGAAATACCTAGCAGTCCAAATAAGCTCTAATAGACTTAAGCCCAGTAATTACGCAGAATTACTGTAGTAAACTACATATAGGATTAGGGGATGACAAGCAAAAC encodes:
- the LOC110798352 gene encoding fructose-bisphosphate aldolase 3, chloroplastic, with the translated sequence MATTSLVKLNAASSNWIGQHSFTKRSGSSSSAAAVAFPTRRFSLPVVRASSSSSYVDELVKTAKTIASPGRGILAVDESNATCGKRLASIGLDNTEANRQAYRQLLLTTPDLGEYISGAILFEETLYQSTTDGKKFVECLRDQNIVPGIKVDKGLVPLPGSNNESWCQGLDGLASRSAEYYQQGARFAKWRTVVSIPCGPSALAIKEAAWGLARYAAISQDNGLVPIVEPEILLDGDHPIERTLEVAEQVWAEVFFYLAQNNVVFEGILLKPSMVTPGAEHKEKASPESIAKHTLQMLTRRVPPAVPGIMFLSGGQSEVEATLNLNAMNQSPNPWHVSFSYARALQNSVLRTWQGRPENVEAGQKSLLIRAKANSLAQLGRYSAEGENEEAKKGMFVKGYTY